A region of the Aureibacillus halotolerans genome:
TAGGTTTCATTCTGCTTCAAATAGAAGCGGACCTCATGATGACCAGTGATAATGTACCAATCCATTCCAAGCTCCAGCCGACAGGACAACACTTTTCCATAACCGAGGTACAAATCGAACCATTCACCACACCCCAGTTTGTAACCTGCCTGATCTC
Encoded here:
- a CDS encoding DUF5348 domain-containing protein produces the protein MVDWGDQAGYKLGCGEWFDLYLGYGKVLSCRLELGMDWYIITGHHEVRFYLKQNETYQIGL